A portion of the Hylaeus volcanicus isolate JK05 unplaced genomic scaffold, UHH_iyHylVolc1.0_haploid 12237, whole genome shotgun sequence genome contains these proteins:
- the LOC128884489 gene encoding peptidyl-prolyl cis-trans isomerase H-like has protein sequence MASTSNNYNRPLRHPSNPVVFFDVDVGGHPIGRIKMELFKDVAPQIAETFRQYCTGEKKKDGVPIGYKKTIFHRVIRDFMVQGGDFNGVDIEKLPSTTGTKIEVEELQHDRAGLLSMASSGFSANNCQFFITCGECDWLNKKHIVFGQVLDNDSMLVVRKIENGSVDGASSRPRIPVTIYECGEF, from the coding sequence ATGGCGTCGAcatctaataattataatcgtCCGTTAAGGCATCCAAGTAATCCTGTTGTTTTTTTTGACGTGGATGTTGGTGGACATCCTATTGGTCGTATAAAAATGGAGCTTTTTAAGGATGTCGCACCACAAATTGCTGAGACATTTCGACAATATTGTACAggggaaaagaagaaagatggAGTACCAATAGGTtacaagaaaacaattttccataGAGTTATTCGTGATTTTATGGTACAAGGAGGAGACTTTAATGGTGttgatatagaaaaattgccTTCCACGACCGgtacaaaaattgaagtagAAGAGTTACAGCATGATAGAGCAGGACTTTTATCCATGGCGAGCAGTGGTTTTAGTGCTAATAattgtcaattttttattacgtgTGGTGAATGCGAttggttaaataaaaaacatatagTTTTTGGTCAGGTATTGGATAATGATTCGATGCTTGTAGTGcgcaaaattgaaaatggaagtGTTGATGGTGCAAGTAGCCGTCCAAGAATACCCGTAACTATTTATGAATGCGGTGAATTTTGA
- the LOC128884159 gene encoding uncharacterized protein LOC128884159, with protein MAYTKKTLTHLTLDDIKRKRESFENFTSSTPEPFFHKEEKCRMTSRRCQSVDRFVSRQKVPQEIEKLSDSFHQLSNIPSLCLTKGKTGEHRQSFSSNTPVECTLHTRGLRPSPTPFYSDTQNYEKKTERFSLTYDTSSLRSSSHMPSHTKRISITAQASMTPSTIGKSRYGTVLRRDSHENTLSSLRYPPLVSGGSNQLMKGSSVRRGVNTSSERYGNSVMFNSTNQSSSAVRSINRTSSIASKRIYKDKNVIIPTTFENIVLDPTKFSSEKVRRDAALVILRCLHMKKYNQEMFVEDFVHCPSTQSYINLMQFLFSHIDPSNEPFILEEKVTSMFKLLGYPLQFAKSHFRSPCTPLMWPHHLASIAWLCALLIFDETVLKDLAKPTLQESQHKPTHKLPETPRVIGGFRCYQFEDEIEDTTQNNSAIGLHLKSGHIKSPYIKTNFHEEESHVVTDYIPCEPITVALVRTIQSAYMMYKQQGKEINEKSLEALLDKDIAQYRRKEEALLKESQAMRDAQKQVYLAAKGKLDQLGALQSQVTQQETDSFRLQSRIQTTEKLIEEKKRCFRNLQEEKNNQAATIFNLQKKIKSITSIVEAQGISKQEVLEYVEKTKCEKNALVELQKQAQYASNECSTLQKRTQQIINNIEDSLSISAKLLRAFKSSHAYSEKESLLDSYAVHYPRPLTFSSAKLLETHLKQFMTIYASTTATGVKSHEKLAQLLNRITETKLQCQVKQIDKENELMEDEIIQKLENEIDGFFEKCFNQVSWRDYFRELEETVEEQQKNLSKVKKTIQSSEKMTSTIKNSIQLNLKKLCGIKESIQFLTDDLKKKKTHYANQLEAVQEAYKISTKSFLDNEIQELKQTSQELRIELTSVQEKKESVKKRFADTDKRVTDRLFTWLDAVEEEIHLVLQQLQSSQSVVTREIKNVQAIHSVILNNQTKILSQNKLTDVLPNLLISSSDQTIG; from the exons atggcTTATACGAAAAAGACTTTAACGCATTTAACTCTTGATgatataaaaaggaaaagagaatcttttgaaaattttacttcTTCAACACCCGAAccattttttcataaagaagaaaaatgtcgtATGACTTCTCGTCGATGTCAATCAGTTGATCGTTTTGTTTCAAGGCAAAAGGTTCcacaagaaattgaaaaattatctgACTCTTTCCATCAACTCTCTAATATACCCTCACTATGTTTAACGAAAGGTAAAACAGGTGAACATCGTCAATCATTTAGTAGTAACACACCAGTGGAATGTACGTTACATACAAGAGGATTAAGACCTTCACCAACTCCATTTTATAGTGAtacacaaaattatgaaaaaaaaacagaacgaTTTTCACTTACATACGATACTTCCTCTTTAAGAAGTTCAAGTCATATGCCTTCCCATACGAAAAGAATATCAATTACAGCTCAAGCTTCTATGACGCCTTCAACGATTGGAAAGTCGCGTTATGGTACTGTTTTACGACGCGACAGTCATGAAAATACTTTATCTTCTTTACGCTATCCACCACTGGTATCGGGTGGCTCGAATCAGTTGATGAAGGGAAGTTCCGTAAGACGTGGAGTTAATACAAGTAGTGAAAGATATGGAAATTCCGTTATGTTCAATTCAACAAATCAAAGTTCTTCAGCCGTAAGAAGTATAAACAGAACATCAAGTATTGCATCTAAACGGatatataaagataaaaatgttatcatCCCTAccacttttgaaaatattgtattggATCCAACAAAGTTTTCTTCTGAAAAAGTACGAAGAGATGCAGCTTTGGTTATTTTACG ATGCCTTCATATGAAGAAATATAATCAGGAAATGTTCGTCGAAGATTTTGTTCACTGTCCTTCAACACAGTCGTATAtcaatttaatgcaatttcttttcagTCATATTGATCCATCAAATGAACCATTTATTCTTGAGGAAAAAGTGACATCAATGTTTAAACTTTTAGG gTATCCTTTGCAATTCGCTAAATCACACTTTCGATCACCTTGCACGCCTTTAATGTGGCCACATCATTTAGCTTCCATTGCATGGTTGTGTGCTCTacttattttcgatgaaaca GTTTTAAAAGATTTAGCAAAACCTACGCTACAAGAATCACAGCATAAACCTACTCATAAGTTGCCCGAAACTCCGAGAGTTATTGGTGGGTTTCGGTGTTATCAGTTCGAGGATGAGATTGAAGACACCACTCAAAACAATAGCGCTATCGGTTTACACTTAAAGAGTGGACATATCAAATCACcgtatattaaaacaaattttcatgaaGAAGAGTCTCATGTGGTTACAGATTATATTCCGTGCGAACCAATCACTGTTGCTCTTGTTCGTACAATACAAAGTGCTTATATGATGTATAAACAGCAAGGGAAAGAGatcaatgaaaaatctttGGAAGCTTTATTAG ACAAGGATATTGCGCAATATCGTCGAAAAGAGGAGGCTTTATTGAAGGAATCCCAAGCTATGCGGGATGCACAAAAACAAGTTTATTTAGCTGCCAAAGGCAAACTGGATCAACTCG gcGCGTTACAATCCCAAGTTACACAACAAGAAACtgattcgtttcgtttacaaaGTCGCATTCAAacaacagaaaaattaattgaagaaaag AAACGATGTTTTCGGAATTTAcaagaagaaaagaacaaCCAAGCTGCAACGATTTTTAACttacagaagaaaataaaaagtattacgTCTATTGTTGAAGCTCAGGgg ATTAGTAAACAAGAAGTTTTGGAATATGttgagaaaacaaaatgtgaaaaaaacGCGTTAGTAGAACTTCAAAAACAAGCACAGTATGCTTCTAACGAATGCTCCACATTACAAAAACGC AcgcaacaaattattaataatattgaagaTTCTCTTTCGATTTCTGCAAAATTATTAAGAGCTTTTAAGTCCAGTCATGCTTATAGTGAAAAAGAAAGTCTTCTAGATTCTTACGCTGTTCATTATCCTCGACCGTTAACATTCTCTTCAGCCAAATTATTAGAGACtcatttaaaacaattcaTGACCATTTATGCGTCGACTACAGCAACAGGAGTGAAATCTCATGAAAAATTGGCGCaacttttaaatagaataactGAGACAAAACTACAATGTCAAGTGAAACAAATCGATAAAGAAAACGAGCTGATGGAAGACGAAATCATACAGAAACTTGAGAATGAAATTGAtggtttttttgaaaaatgt TTCAATCAAGTATCTTGGAGGGACTATTTTCGTGAATTAGAGGAAACTGTAGAAGAACAACAGAAGAATTTAAGCAAA gttAAGAAAACTATACAATCATCTGAGAAAATGACCTCCactataaaaaattctatacagCTTAATTTAAAG AAACTTTGCGGAATCAAAgaatcaattcaatttttaacggatgatttaaaaaaaaaaaaaacacactaCGCAAATCAGCTTGAAGCCGTACAAGAAGCTTATaag ATCTCTACAAAATCATTTCTCGATAATGAAATTCAGGAGTTGAAACAAACGTCACAAGAATTACGAATCGAGTTAACG TCAGTAcaagagaagaaagagagTGTAAAGAAACGATTTGCTGACACAGACAAAAGAGTAACAGATCGTCTCTTCACG TGGCTCGATGCAGTTGAAGAAGAAATTCATCTTGTTCTACAACAATTGCAAAG TTCTCAAAGTGTCGTGacgcgtgaaataaaaaatgttcaagctattcattcagttattttgaacaatcaaacaaaaatcctttctcaaaataaac TAACAGATGTTTTACCCAATCTTTTAATATCATCTAGTGATCAAACGATTGGTTGA